One region of Catenulispora sp. EB89 genomic DNA includes:
- a CDS encoding aroma-sacti cluster domain-containing protein has protein sequence MNDSDSPANPALTALAAAGFPLDTLSEEQVVVLGSLSPQELDLLVDLKTRLDELEPEVQAHTNIAGGALF, from the coding sequence ATGAACGACTCCGACAGCCCCGCCAACCCCGCGCTGACCGCGCTCGCCGCGGCCGGATTCCCCTTGGACACGCTGAGCGAGGAGCAGGTCGTGGTCCTCGGTTCGCTGTCCCCCCAGGAGCTGGATCTGCTGGTGGATCTCAAGACTCGGCTCGACGAGCTCGAACCCGAGGTCCAGGCGCACACCAACATCGCCGGCGGCGCGCTGTTCTGA
- a CDS encoding radical SAM protein, with amino-acid sequence MELAELISLRPVPCAGVLLMLTQRCPLHCAHCSTASTMTGPQLDGAALRRLVESFGPQDRPELVMFTGGEPLLRPGLVTELAQAAADRGVRTALLSGMFFARQGRFPRHIRKAIHAVDHFSASLDREHEREVPRAEVLRTLSTLLDDGMAVSLHLTGHGPDDPYLADVTEEVRRRFGNRVPMLVNEVRAVGRAASWAAAARIVAGPEGAPDSSDRAQDPARVLPCAMAAWPVVASDGTVLACCGQDTVDLRPAPEHLLLGHIADDDWPTLRERAMNSPEVRMIRALGPLHLRSRFGNGSAGSDDYCTACIALPQSTDLPAIRAFGAGPAGELLDRHATATQAESGPVTLVRRFGCAKYAELVAPGDTR; translated from the coding sequence GTGGAACTGGCCGAACTGATCAGCCTGCGTCCGGTGCCGTGCGCCGGCGTCCTGCTGATGCTGACTCAGCGCTGCCCGCTGCACTGTGCGCACTGCTCCACCGCGTCCACGATGACCGGGCCCCAGCTGGACGGCGCCGCGCTGCGCCGGCTGGTCGAGTCCTTCGGCCCGCAGGACCGGCCGGAGCTGGTGATGTTCACCGGCGGTGAGCCGCTGCTGCGGCCGGGCCTCGTGACCGAACTGGCCCAGGCTGCCGCGGACCGGGGTGTCCGCACGGCACTGCTCAGCGGGATGTTCTTCGCACGCCAGGGACGCTTCCCGAGGCATATTCGTAAGGCGATCCACGCCGTGGACCACTTCTCGGCGAGCCTGGACCGCGAGCACGAGCGCGAGGTGCCCAGGGCCGAGGTGCTGCGGACGCTGTCCACGCTGCTCGACGACGGCATGGCCGTGAGCCTGCACCTGACCGGCCACGGCCCCGACGATCCCTACCTGGCCGACGTCACCGAAGAGGTTCGGCGCAGGTTCGGGAACCGGGTTCCGATGCTGGTGAACGAGGTGCGCGCGGTGGGCCGGGCGGCGTCCTGGGCCGCGGCCGCGCGGATCGTCGCCGGGCCGGAGGGGGCACCGGATTCCTCGGACAGAGCACAGGATCCGGCGCGCGTGCTGCCCTGCGCCATGGCCGCCTGGCCCGTGGTGGCCTCCGACGGCACGGTCCTGGCCTGCTGCGGTCAGGACACCGTGGATCTGAGGCCGGCACCGGAGCATCTCCTGCTCGGCCACATCGCCGACGACGACTGGCCGACGCTGCGCGAGCGGGCCATGAACTCGCCCGAGGTGCGGATGATCAGGGCCCTGGGTCCGCTGCATCTGCGCTCCCGGTTCGGCAACGGCAGCGCGGGCTCGGACGACTACTGCACGGCCTGCATCGCGCTCCCACAGAGCACTGACTTGCCGGCGATCCGCGCTTTCGGCGCCGGTCCGGCCGGAGAGCTGCTGGACCGGCACGCCACTGCCACGCAGGCCGAATCCGGTCCGGTCACGCTGGTGCGGCGATTCGGCTGCGCCAAGTATGCCGAGCTGGTGGCCCCGGGAGACACACGATGA
- a CDS encoding radical SAM protein, whose product MSPEPLAADAPSRLLPARQGWWFVSEGGSARLHTAQVDPDGTVVPATLDRLRAAGLMRRRPPSSYSLTVLTSTDCNLGCGYCFQNIEQDPRGGARPPRIAHARLKPDTTTAILDFTRARMAEAGLDKLALMLFGGEPLLNLRGAVDLLERAAELGEMTVSMTSNGTLLTPLVIRTLHDAGLGSVQLTFDGDRDEHDAIRVTRSGGPTFDRIVDNAAQAMSAAPDVKWHLRVNVSHHNRRGIDALVERLAERLDTARCGIQFALVGDVGVGYGNELDYGGALAADFTRWHHAAHRHGFTLTRPRSGKGCQACEHPDGQYGAVVSADGSLSSCWETAGRPEWTVGDVDAGYLSGEHVEGRWITCTDQYRHGENAPALAAFQDQVDAELLDLLHTAGRV is encoded by the coding sequence ATGAGCCCGGAACCGCTCGCCGCGGACGCTCCCTCGCGCCTGCTCCCGGCCCGGCAGGGCTGGTGGTTCGTCAGCGAGGGCGGCTCGGCCCGGCTCCACACCGCGCAGGTCGACCCGGACGGCACCGTCGTGCCGGCCACCCTGGACCGGCTGCGCGCGGCGGGCCTGATGCGCCGGCGCCCGCCGAGCAGCTACTCCCTCACGGTGCTGACCAGCACCGACTGCAATCTCGGCTGCGGCTACTGTTTCCAGAACATCGAGCAGGACCCGCGCGGGGGAGCCCGGCCGCCGCGCATCGCGCACGCCCGGCTCAAGCCGGACACCACCACCGCGATCCTCGACTTCACCCGCGCCCGGATGGCCGAGGCCGGGCTGGACAAGCTCGCCCTGATGCTGTTCGGCGGGGAGCCGCTGCTGAACCTGCGCGGCGCCGTGGACCTGCTGGAGCGCGCCGCCGAGCTCGGCGAGATGACCGTGTCCATGACCTCCAACGGCACGCTGCTCACGCCGCTGGTCATCAGGACCCTGCACGACGCCGGCCTGGGCTCGGTCCAGCTCACCTTCGACGGCGACCGGGACGAGCACGACGCGATCCGCGTCACCCGCTCCGGCGGGCCGACCTTCGACCGGATCGTCGACAACGCCGCGCAGGCGATGAGCGCCGCGCCGGACGTGAAGTGGCACCTGCGGGTCAACGTCTCGCACCACAACCGGCGCGGCATCGACGCCCTGGTGGAGCGGCTGGCCGAGCGGCTGGACACCGCCCGCTGCGGGATCCAGTTCGCGCTGGTCGGCGACGTGGGCGTCGGCTACGGCAACGAGCTCGACTACGGCGGCGCGCTGGCCGCCGACTTCACCCGCTGGCACCACGCGGCGCACCGGCACGGCTTCACGCTGACCCGCCCGCGCTCCGGCAAGGGCTGCCAGGCCTGCGAGCACCCCGACGGCCAGTACGGCGCGGTGGTCAGCGCCGACGGCTCGCTGTCCAGCTGCTGGGAGACGGCCGGCCGGCCGGAGTGGACCGTCGGCGACGTCGACGCGGGCTACCTGTCCGGCGAGCACGTCGAGGGCCGCTGGATCACCTGCACCGACCAGTACCGGCACGGCGAGAACGCGCCGGCCCTGGCGGCCTTCCAGGACCAGGTCGACGCCGAACTGCTCGATCTTCTGCACACGGCCGGACGGGTCTGA
- a CDS encoding MFS transporter encodes MTGTAGTGILRENRDFRRYWTGSTLSTLGSQMSLIAFPLLVLSLGQGAARAGLVATFSLVTRLALRLPAGGLADRADRRRLMLGADLVRLVALGSIPLAAGLGVLGYPQLLGVAIVEGCATAVFGPASRIAVRDVVSDDQLSDALAKEQAAMGTATLVGPFLGGWLFAVDRILPFTADAMSYAVSAILLLRMATRPRAADPVSARAAGGGLAGVRWLARRPALLRALLFGSLLNLGGAAAEVAVVVTLREQHAAGPVIGLVMACAGAGAVLGALAAPRVLALLEPGPLFLAVGVIWTFGFIAFAVEPTPLVVGPVLVLLVFLTPPAGILVGQALLTESPRELLGRVSTAADFLMAGLASLGPAAAGLLLQDAGIGRTWVALAVLIAAGTVVAAVPLLRGGSLSAVVEAVVPVLEPDLVLHSDPAAGMESGLDDGGPGSLEAT; translated from the coding sequence ATGACCGGCACCGCCGGCACCGGAATCCTGCGCGAGAACCGGGACTTCCGCCGCTACTGGACCGGCTCGACACTGTCGACGCTGGGTTCGCAGATGTCTCTGATCGCCTTCCCGCTGCTGGTCCTCTCGCTCGGCCAGGGCGCCGCGCGGGCCGGGCTGGTGGCCACCTTCTCCCTGGTCACCCGGCTGGCGCTGCGGCTGCCGGCCGGCGGCCTGGCCGACCGCGCGGACCGGCGGCGGCTGATGCTGGGCGCCGACCTGGTCCGGCTGGTGGCGCTCGGCAGCATTCCGCTGGCCGCGGGACTCGGGGTACTGGGCTATCCGCAGCTGCTCGGGGTCGCGATCGTCGAGGGCTGCGCGACGGCGGTGTTCGGGCCGGCGAGCCGGATCGCGGTTCGGGACGTGGTCTCCGACGATCAGCTCTCTGATGCGCTGGCGAAGGAACAGGCCGCGATGGGGACCGCCACGTTGGTGGGTCCGTTCCTGGGCGGCTGGCTGTTCGCCGTGGACCGGATCCTGCCGTTCACCGCTGATGCGATGTCGTACGCGGTCTCGGCGATTCTGTTGCTGCGTATGGCCACCCGGCCGCGAGCTGCCGACCCGGTGTCCGCGCGGGCCGCTGGCGGCGGGTTGGCCGGCGTGCGCTGGCTGGCGCGTCGGCCGGCGTTGCTCAGGGCTCTGCTTTTCGGCTCGCTGCTCAACTTGGGTGGGGCCGCGGCTGAGGTGGCCGTGGTGGTGACGTTGCGCGAACAGCACGCTGCGGGGCCGGTGATCGGGCTGGTGATGGCGTGCGCCGGGGCGGGTGCTGTGCTCGGGGCTTTGGCGGCGCCGCGTGTGCTCGCGTTGTTGGAACCCGGTCCGTTGTTCCTGGCGGTGGGGGTGATCTGGACGTTCGGCTTCATCGCGTTCGCGGTCGAGCCGACGCCGCTGGTGGTCGGTCCGGTGCTGGTGCTGCTGGTCTTCCTCACGCCGCCGGCCGGGATCCTGGTCGGGCAGGCGCTGCTCACCGAGTCGCCGCGGGAGCTGCTGGGCCGGGTCTCGACCGCGGCCGACTTTCTGATGGCTGGGCTGGCTTCGCTGGGTCCGGCGGCGGCAGGGCTGTTGCTGCAGGACGCGGGGATCGGGCGGACGTGGGTGGCGCTGGCGGTGTTGATCGCCGCCGGGACGGTGGTCGCGGCGGTGCCGCTGCTGCGGGGTGGGTCGCTGTCGGCGGTGGTGGAGGCTGTGGTCCCGGTGCTGGAGCCGGATCTTGTGCTGCACTCGGATCCGGCTGCGGGGATGGAATCAGGACTCGATGATGGCGGACCTGGTTCATTGGAGGCGACATGA